Below is a genomic region from Telmatobacter sp. DSM 110680.
CTGCTCATCCTCAAAGCTGTCTCACTGGGCCCGCTGCATGGGTATGGCGTTCTTTTGCGCATTCAGCAGATATCTGGTGAAGAACTCGTGATTCAACAAGGATCGCTCTATCCGGCTCTGTACCGCCTTGAACATCAGGGCGTAATAGCAAGCGACTGGGGCGAAAGCGAGAATAATCGCCGCGCCAAGTACTACAAGCTCACGGCGGCTGGGCGCAGGCGGCTCGATGCCGAAACCGAGAAGTGGAATCGAATGGCCGGGATCATTGCCGGAATTCTTCGCAGTACGCCGGAGAACGTATGAAATTGTTCGAGTCTTTACGTCAAAAAGGGGCCGAGCTCTGGTCGTGGTTTCGCGCCATATCCCGGCGTCGCCAGCTCGAATCCGAGATGGAGTCCGAGCTCCTACTTCACCTCGAAGCGCTGACGGCGGACCTTGAGCGCGCCGGGCATTCGCCCGCTGAAGCAGTTCGCCGCGCCCGGATCGCGCTTGGTCCCGCACTCGTGCATAAAGAGGAAATGCGGGCTTCGTTAGGATTGCGCTGGTTTGACGAACTGCGAGCCGACGTTCGCTACGGTTTCCGTATCCTGGCGAAAAGCCCTAGCTTCACGCTGATTGCTGCTTCGTCACTTGCGTTCGCTATCGGCGCCAACACGACCATTTTTGCCATTGGCAAGCAGTTGCTCTACGACCGTCTCAGTGTGCCACATCCAGAACAACTGCGTATGTTGCGCTGGAACGGCGACGGCCACGAGGTTGTTGACGGGATGTGGGGAGATTTCGATTCCATCCCAGGCTCGGGCACTACGAGCTCGGTATTCACTTATCCGATCTATCAACAACTGCGAGACCATAATGAGAAACTGCAGGATCTGATCGCGTTCAAGGAAGAGGGGATGAATGCGACCGTTCGCGGCAACGCGCAGCGCGTGAACGCTGCCATGGTGTCAGGAAATTTCTATTCGGCGCTCGAGGTGCGTCCACAACTTGGCCGATCGTTGCAGCCTTCTGACGATGCGGTTCCCGGATCGGGCTTTGTCGCGGTCATCAGCGACGGATTATGGCTCAATCAATATGGCCGTTCCCCTTCCGTGATTGGACAGACCGTCACCCTCAACCAGTCGGTCGTGACGATCGTTGGTGTAAACCCCCAAGGCTTTACCGGGGCAAAAAATGTGCAGCAGGCTCCCGATCTCTTTGTGCCTATCAGTTTGCAGCCCGTCATCGACCCCAAGGGAAAGACTTCTCTGCTGACGGATCAGAATTTGTGGTGGGTCAACATTGTCGGCCGCACTAAACCCGGCGTCAAAGATTCCGAGGCGCAGGCCGCGCTCGATGTGCAGCTGCAGGCTGCTGTTCGTGCCACGATACCCGTCCCAGCAGGTGGAACCATACCGCGACTGGCGCTGGTTGATGGCAGCCGCGGCTTGCACTATGCAGACGGCATGTTCAGAAAGCCGCTCTTTGTTTTGTCCGGCTTTACCGCGTTCGTCGTGCTGTTGGCTTGTGCCAACATCGCCAACTTGCTTCTTGCGCGAGGCGCGCAGAGGCAGAGAGAAATGAGCGTGCGTCTCGCCATGGGCGCCGGTCGCTCACGCATTCTGCGTCAACTGCTTACCGAAAGTCTGATGCTGGCTGCGCTCGGCGGCGCAGGTGGTTTGCTCGTTGGATACATTGGGCGCAGCACGCTGCCGAAGTTGATGACCAATGCCTGGGAGCGAGGCGACGGGACATCCTTCAACGCTCCGTTTGACTGGGGAGTCTTTGCCTTCACCGTCGCGGTCACCCTTATCACTGGTATTGTTTTCGGCCTGGCACCTGCGTGGCTCGCAGCACGTGTCGAAGTCAGCAGCAGTCTCAAGGAGACTTCGAAAAGCGCTTCGAGACGCCGCAAGGGGCTTACTGGAAAGTCGATCGTGGCGTTTCAGGTTGCTCTTTCCACGCTGCTGGTCGTGGGCGCGGGTCTATTCCTGCGAACGCTTCTGCAATTGAATTCCGTGGATGTCGGCTTCAAGGCTGATAATCTCGTCCTTTTCGAGATCAATCCACCGGCTCGCCGTTATCCAGGTCCCAAAGATGTGCAGTTGCACCAGCAGTTGGAACAGCGCTTTGCGGCTTTGCCCGGAGTGGAGCGGGTTGCACCCGGTTCCCTTGCTTACATTTCTCAGAGCATGGGCAACACAGACTTCCTTCCCGAAGGGGAGCCGGCAAATCCACAACAGAAACGCGCTGAATTTGAAAACAGCGTGGGCATTGATTTCTTTTCAACGCTTGGCATCCCGATAATCGCGGGACGCGGATTTGCGCCGCAGGATACTTCCACCTCGCCGAAGGTTGGGATTATCAACCGCTCTCTCGCTCGCAAGAGATTCCCGAACTCCAATCCGATCGGCAAGCGGTTCAAGGCCGACAAGAAGGACTCCGATTGGATCCAGATTGTTGGTATCTGCGCTGACACGCAATATTCAGATCTGCGCAGTGCCCCTCCACCGCAGTTCTTTCTTCCGTATGTGCAGCAGGATGACGCGGGCACGCTGGTATACCAGGTGCGGACGCGGATGCAGCCGGCAGCTCTTTTTCCTGCATTGCGCAGCGCAGTCCAGTCTGTTGATCGCGATTTGCCGATCATTGACTATCGCACGCAGCGCGAGCAAATCAATGCCACCATGCAGATCGAGAGGACCTTCGCTGCCCTTACTGCGGGATTCGGCGTGATGGCTCTCGCCCTGGCGTGCGTTGGGATCTACGGCATCATGGCTTACTCGGTTGCGCAACGAACGAATGAGATTGGCATTCGACTGGCTCTCGGTGCACAGCCCTTCCAGGTTCGCAGCATGATCCTGCGCGAGAGCTCGTGGCTCACCCTTGTTGGGATTGTCTTCGGTGTGTTGGCTGCGCTGGGACTGACTCGCTTGGTTAAGTCAATGCTTTATGGAGTGACGCCGAACGATCCGGTTACCCTGCTTGGCGGAATGGGCTTGCTGCTGGGCGTTGCCTTTCTCGCGGCGTGGATCCCGGCTCGTCGCGCCGCAAGCGTTCAACCGATGGAAGCATTGCGACATGAATAATCCTTAGGCCCCGACAACAGGTAGTCGAAAACCGCTGAAATTTTGAACTAAACCCCTACCGGCAGCAGGGGTAAGCCACCCTGCTCTCTGCCTTCGGCAACGATTGCGTCAAGGTGGGTCAATACTTCCGGGACCGACACGACATAGATTTCTCTACCCGCGTCGTAACCATCCTCGATCAATTGCTTCAGGTGCCGGCCGGCAATTTGGACGGCAAGTTGGTCGGTTATAACCTTGCCGGAGCGCTGCTTCTGTTCCAGCCATGCGGTACACGGCAGCGCTATCCACATTGGCTTTCCGTTTACATTGAATCGCACGTCGACGGCGTCGGCGTGACGCGTGGCAATCGCCACAATGTTGGCCTTCCACGAGCAGTGAAGGTCTTCTCCGCTCCAGCGGTCGGTTACATGGAAGTCTTCGTACATGCAACTAGCCTAACGTTCCTATCGTGTAGGCGGCAAGTGAAGCGGTCACGTCTGGTGGCGCTGTTCATTTCACACTGGTAAACTAGTAGGGTTGCAGTGGCTGTGCCCCCACCTGTACGGACCCGCCTGCAAGTTGATCGAAGCGAAGGACAAAACACCCCGTGGATACACAGACTCGTCATGCCCTGAAGGGCGACAAATTTGCCCAGGCTACCAAAACCAGCGTTAATTGGGTTTCCGGTCATCGCAGCAATGTTATGCAATGGGCTATTTCGGCTGCGGTGGTTCTGGTTGTGGGCGTCGCATTGATCGTCCTCTGGAACGTACGGGAGACGGCTGCGGAAGCTGCTCTCGGATCGGCATTGGACACCTATGCTGCGCCTTTGGCGATGCCCGGCCAACCGGCGCAGAGCGGAGTTTACGCTACTTCGGCAGATCGTTCGAAAGCGGCAAATCAGCAGTTTCAAGCGGTTACTGACAAATATGGCTGGCTTCCCGAGGGCGCCAAGGCGCGCTACTTTACAGGCGTTACTGACCAGGAACTGGGCCAGACCTCGGCTGCCGAAACTGAATTGAAGAAGGTTGCAGGTTCTTGGAACCGCAATCTTGCGAATCTTGCCAAAGTGGCTCTTGCTTCGATCTATCACCAGACAAATCGCGACCAGCAGGCTATCGACCTTTATAACGAGATCATTGCCAAGCCTTCGGATACGGTTACCGCCGGGACAGCTCAGTTGGATCTGGCCGATCTGTACGCTGCGACCGGTAAGCAGGATCAGGCGCGGGCATTGTGGGCCAAATTGAAGGATTCCGACAAGGACGGTGCCGCAGGTTCCATAGCCGCACAGAAGCTTACGGGCAAAGAGTAGAAGAGTTCGATTCAGAATGGCGGCATGGCCGGGGCTCTCCAGGAGCCTGAATATCTGAGCGTTTTGTCGTGCCACTGCGTCTGGTGTCTGTATGAGCGCAAGCCAGACCCTAATCCCAGGTTGGATGGAGATCGTCGAGAGCGCCGTGCAAGACGAAGCCCGCCAGCGCGCACAGGACGAGGCACTGGCCGCGCTGGTCGACCAATATGCCAACACGCTCTTTCGTGTCGCCTTCTCCGTCCTTCGCAACCAATCTGACGCTGAAGATGCGGTGCAGGAAGCCTTTCTGCGGGTGATGCGCCATCGCGAAACCCTGGGCGAAATTCGCGACCATCGTGTCTGGCTCATCCGCATTGTGTGGAACATTGTGCTGGACCGCAAGCGTCGCGCCAAGACGCGTCCGGAAACCGACGATATTGCCGAACTCGGGCGCGTCCTGCCTGCATCTGGACTGACTGCGGAACAGCGCGCGGCGGCTGCACAACATCACGCTCGCGTAGTTGCATGTGTCGAGAAGTTACCCGCTCGCGAACGCGAGGTGATGATGCTCTCCGCTTTCGAAGAACTGTCGAGCGTGGAAATCGCCGAGGTGCTGGACGTAACGGAGTCGAGCGTTCGTTCCCGTCTCTTTCGCGCCCGCAATCTATTGGCAGAACTGCTCCAACATCCGAGGAGTACCCGATGAGTTTCTCAACACAAAACGATGGCGATCGAAGTGCTCGCGTGGTGGACGCTGAGCAGACGTTACGCCTGATTGCTATGCTGCCAGCCCCAGAAGGCGTTGGCGACCGGGTCAAGGATCGTCTGCGTGTGGCTCCTCGCAAATCTGGAGTCATTTCGTGGCCAATTTCAACAACCGGTGCGCGCTGGACCCAATTCGCTCCGATGCGGGCTGCCGCTGCCGCTGCAATCGTACTGGTGGTCGCGGGGGGAGCATGGGAAGTCTATGCGCATATTCGGATTGCGCCGGAGCCCTCTGCTGAAGCCACACCTCAACTGGTAAACGGAAGCAGAGGCGGACTCTCTACTGCGGGCGCGGTGCGGAAACCGCAGACGATGGATGGGCTGGTCGTTGCCGTCCCTGCGAGCGGGGAGCGGAAATCCGACCCGGAGATTCTGACGACAAGATCCCTCGGCGCGAAGGCATCTGACACGAGAAATAAATCAGTTCGATTGACACCCAGGTAGATTGGCCGCCGGTCTATTGATCTGACATCAATGCGCGGATCAGCATGCCGAGCAGCGCCAGGATCAACGCGGCCCAGAAGGCCGGAATCCATCCATACACTACAAAGCCACTCACGATCTTTGAGGCCAGCAAAATCATCGCGGCATTGATGACGAGCAGGAACACTCCAAAGGTCACGATGGCGAAGGGGAACGTGATGACTTTCAGAATGAATCCGAGTGTTGCATTCAGGACCCCGATGACAAGAGCCGCTACCAGGGCTGACTGGATGTCGTTGACGTAGAATCCCGGAACAACGTTTGTAGCTACCATGAGCGCAATCGCGCTTAACACCCAGTGGATGATTGCTCGAAACATCTTGCGCTGTTCTCCCCGAGGTTGCCGTCGGTATTTCGGATACAGGAGCGTTACTGTGTTGGTATGCATCATATCGCGGGAAAACGGCATGCACGATAGATTTGTGCGACGATTCTAGCTAAGCAATCCTGCGAAGTTACGGTCCACGTTCGAGCGCATCGGGTACGAACGGTCAATTCATTTCATGTACAAACGTAATCATTCCTTTCTACTTGGCGGAACGTTTCTTTCGGTTGCGTTTCTCGTGGCGGTCGGTCAGCAGCCGGCTCAGGCGCCGCTTCCGGACATTCGTCAGCTGATGCGCGAAGTTCAGGAGCATCAGAGGCAACTCGATCAAATCCGCGAAAACTACACATACACCTCCTACCAGGTAGTCCAAGACATCGATAGCAATGGACAGGTGAAGAAGACTGAGTCTTCAGAATTCGAAGACTTTTTTGTCAACGGACACATAATTGAACGCAAGGTCAAAGCAAACGATAAGACGCTCGATGAACACGACCAGGAGAAGGAAACAGAGCGCGTCACAAAATTGGTGGAGAGGGCGGAGAAGACTCCCCGCGGACAGCCACTTGATGGCCCCAGCATCAGCATCAGTCGGGTTCTGGAAATCATGGATGTGAGCAACGAGCGCCGGGAACTCTACCGAAACGATCCCACCATAGTTTTCGATTTTGTTGGTCGCCGAGACGCGAAGACGCACGGATTCGCGGAAGATGCGTCAAAAAAACTGCAAGGGACCGTCTGGATCGATGAGGCAGATCGCCAGGTGGCGCACCTTGAAGTGAGGTTCATCGACAACTTTCGGATGGTGGGCGGGATACTGGCAACCGTTCAGAAAGGCTCAAGCTTTCGTTTCGATCAAGCGAAGGTAAATGGCGAAATCTGGCTGCCTACAGGCGGCGAGGGTACAGTGCAGGCGCGCCTTCTGCTATTCAAAAACCTGCGGCAGCACTTTCGCGAGCGCGATTACGATTACCAACGCTTTAAGGTTGAAGCACAGCAGCAGCCGAAAGAGGCAAAGACTGCGCCGGCTCAAAAGCCCTGAGTCTCGCTGCGATAGATTGAAAGAATGTTTATACGCAAGCTATCGATACAGCGCATCGACGCAGAGGGCAATCGCCACGCCTGCCCGCTGCACTGGATCGACAACTTCGCGATGCGCAACTTCACCAATGACGCGATCTTTGACGACACCCTTCCCCGGGCGGACGGCATTCTGGAGGCAGGGCATCGCGTACCGTTGGACCGCCTGCAGCAGGCAATGGAGGATTGGTTTCGGCGCAAGGGCTACCTGAGAGCCGAAGATCACGTGGAGATTATCGAGCTTCGTTGATAGCCCCCGTAGTTCTTGCATAAAATATTCATCTTAAAAGAGTTACAGAAAGATGCCCGCCGTAAATTACTCTTGCATCTGAGGTTATCCGCAAATTGCTCTGAGGCAATGACTTACGGGCCTTTTGAGGTTAAGCAGCGACGCCGTGGATGGTGCACTGCGGATTCCAAAGGTGAAATTCAGCTTCTCGTCGCGACTTCAGGCTGGCAATTTCCTTGGATCCCGCGTGATCCCAGGCGAGCAACTGCCAGGCCGCGTCGTCATATTTCCCGGAGTTGAGATAGGACAGAAGAGTGGACGAGGCGAGGCGGCCTGCGCCGAGGTTGAAAACGAAGTCGACCAAGGCATCGAATTGACCTTGCGTGAGTGGGCGTTTCACCAGCCTGCAGACGGCGGCTTCTGCGATCGCAATATCGCGGCTTAGAATTGCT
It encodes:
- a CDS encoding tetratricopeptide repeat protein; translated protein: MDTQTRHALKGDKFAQATKTSVNWVSGHRSNVMQWAISAAVVLVVGVALIVLWNVRETAAEAALGSALDTYAAPLAMPGQPAQSGVYATSADRSKAANQQFQAVTDKYGWLPEGAKARYFTGVTDQELGQTSAAETELKKVAGSWNRNLANLAKVALASIYHQTNRDQQAIDLYNEIIAKPSDTVTAGTAQLDLADLYAATGKQDQARALWAKLKDSDKDGAAGSIAAQKLTGKE
- a CDS encoding ABC transporter permease, producing MKLFESLRQKGAELWSWFRAISRRRQLESEMESELLLHLEALTADLERAGHSPAEAVRRARIALGPALVHKEEMRASLGLRWFDELRADVRYGFRILAKSPSFTLIAASSLAFAIGANTTIFAIGKQLLYDRLSVPHPEQLRMLRWNGDGHEVVDGMWGDFDSIPGSGTTSSVFTYPIYQQLRDHNEKLQDLIAFKEEGMNATVRGNAQRVNAAMVSGNFYSALEVRPQLGRSLQPSDDAVPGSGFVAVISDGLWLNQYGRSPSVIGQTVTLNQSVVTIVGVNPQGFTGAKNVQQAPDLFVPISLQPVIDPKGKTSLLTDQNLWWVNIVGRTKPGVKDSEAQAALDVQLQAAVRATIPVPAGGTIPRLALVDGSRGLHYADGMFRKPLFVLSGFTAFVVLLACANIANLLLARGAQRQREMSVRLAMGAGRSRILRQLLTESLMLAALGGAGGLLVGYIGRSTLPKLMTNAWERGDGTSFNAPFDWGVFAFTVAVTLITGIVFGLAPAWLAARVEVSSSLKETSKSASRRRKGLTGKSIVAFQVALSTLLVVGAGLFLRTLLQLNSVDVGFKADNLVLFEINPPARRYPGPKDVQLHQQLEQRFAALPGVERVAPGSLAYISQSMGNTDFLPEGEPANPQQKRAEFENSVGIDFFSTLGIPIIAGRGFAPQDTSTSPKVGIINRSLARKRFPNSNPIGKRFKADKKDSDWIQIVGICADTQYSDLRSAPPPQFFLPYVQQDDAGTLVYQVRTRMQPAALFPALRSAVQSVDRDLPIIDYRTQREQINATMQIERTFAALTAGFGVMALALACVGIYGIMAYSVAQRTNEIGIRLALGAQPFQVRSMILRESSWLTLVGIVFGVLAALGLTRLVKSMLYGVTPNDPVTLLGGMGLLLGVAFLAAWIPARRAASVQPMEALRHE
- a CDS encoding phage holin family protein, whose translation is MFRAIIHWVLSAIALMVATNVVPGFYVNDIQSALVAALVIGVLNATLGFILKVITFPFAIVTFGVFLLVINAAMILLASKIVSGFVVYGWIPAFWAALILALLGMLIRALMSDQ
- a CDS encoding PadR family transcriptional regulator, producing the protein MELLQGTLDLLILKAVSLGPLHGYGVLLRIQQISGEELVIQQGSLYPALYRLEHQGVIASDWGESENNRRAKYYKLTAAGRRRLDAETEKWNRMAGIIAGILRSTPENV
- a CDS encoding RNA polymerase sigma factor, which encodes MSASQTLIPGWMEIVESAVQDEARQRAQDEALAALVDQYANTLFRVAFSVLRNQSDAEDAVQEAFLRVMRHRETLGEIRDHRVWLIRIVWNIVLDRKRRAKTRPETDDIAELGRVLPASGLTAEQRAAAAQHHARVVACVEKLPAREREVMMLSAFEELSSVEIAEVLDVTESSVRSRLFRARNLLAELLQHPRSTR
- a CDS encoding lysozyme, whose product is MSCSGLELLKKSEGFRGSVYADVAGFRTIGFGHRLSAGETYPDSISLAQGEAILSRDIAIAEAAVCRLVKRPLTQGQFDALVDFVFNLGAGRLASSTLLSYLNSGKYDDAAWQLLAWDHAGSKEIASLKSRREAEFHLWNPQCTIHGVAA